One region of Primulina tabacum isolate GXHZ01 chromosome 1, ASM2559414v2, whole genome shotgun sequence genomic DNA includes:
- the LOC142517636 gene encoding vacuolar sorting protein 39-like isoform X1 translates to MVHSAYDSFQLIPNSASRIDAIESCGSTLILSCSDGSLRIYGPESSAGEDRSPLSTVSEFYHHTLELKKEPYVLERTINGFSKKPMLAMEVIKSRELLLSLSESIAFHRLPNLETLAVITKAKGANAYSWDEKRGFLCFARQKRVCIFRHDGGRGFVEVKEFGVPDHVKSMSWCGENICLGIRREYVILNSTNGALSEVFPSGRTAPPLVVSLPSGELLLGKDNIGVFVDQNGKLLQEGRICWSEAPTSVVIEMPYAVGLLPRHIEIRSLRNPYPLIQTVVLRNARRLLQSTHAMIVALETSVYGFFPVPLGAQIVQLTASGNFEEALALCKLLPPEDSSLRATREQSIHIRYAHYLFENGNYEEAMEHFWASQVEITYVLSLYPSIILPKSSVVPEPEKYMDSSGDALDLSRGSSSLSDDMESSIHPHALDSDERVDLESRKMNHNTLMALIKFLQRKRFNIVEKAAAEGTDEAVSDAVGNSFVSYGYNRPKKPIKGRANAPINSVAREIAAILDTALLQALLLTGQPSAALELLKGLNYCSVKICEEFLQERNQHVCLLELYKCNAMHREALKLLHKLVEESNSNNPPAELSQKFKPEMIIEYLKPLCGTDPMLVLEFSMLVLESCPTQTIELFLSGNIPADLVNSYLKKHAPSMQATYLELMLAMNENSISGNLQNEMIQIYMSEVLDWYADLNSQGKWDEKIYSPTRKKLLSALDSISRYNPEIILKRLPPDALYEERAILLGKMNQHELALSIYVHKLNVPELALSYCDRVYESAVGQHAAKSHGNIYLTLLQIYLNPRKTTKNFEKRIANLISSQSFAIPKVGPGTGKTKGRLNKKIAEIEVAEETRFNTSGTDSGKSDGDTDDAIELGASTIMLDKVIDLLGQRWDRINGAQALKLLPRETKLKNLLPFLGPLLRKSGEAYRNFSVIKSLRESESLQVKDELYSHRKSVVRITGDSMCSLCNKKIGTSVFAIYPNGKTIVHFVCFKDSQNMKAVAKGSPLRKR, encoded by the exons ATGGTGCACAGCGCCTACGATTCATTCCAGCTAATCCCAAATTCCGCATCAAGAATCGACGCCATCGAGTCTTGCGGCTCCACCCTCATCCTCTCCTGCTCCGACGGCTCCCTCCGTATCTACGGCCCCGAGTCCTCTGCTGGGGAGGATCGATCCCCGCTGTCTACCGTTTCCGAATTCTATCATCACACGCTAGAGCTGAAAAAGGAGCCCTATGTGCTCGAGCGGACGATTAATGGCTTCTCCAAGAAGCCGATGCTCGCGATGGAAGTTATTAAGTCGAGGGAGCTCCTGCTCTCGCTCTCGGAGTCGATCGCCTTCCATAGGCTGCCCAATTTGGAGACTTTGGCTGTGATTACGAAGGCGAAGGGAGCGAACGCTTATTCTTGGGATGAGAAGAGGGGGTTCCTCTGCTTCGCGCGGCAGAAGAGGGTCTGTATTTTTAGGCACGACG GCGGGCGTGGTTTTGTGGAGGTGAAAGAATTTGGTGTTCCAGACCATGTGAAGTCAATGTCATGGTGTGGTGAAAATATATGTTTGGGGATTCGAAGAGAATATGTCATactgaattcaacaaatggtGCATTGTCAGAGGTTTTTCCTTCAGGGAGAACTGCCCCGCCATTGGTTGTGTCTCTTCCGTCTGGAGAGCTTCTTCTGGGAAAG GATAATATTGGAGTATTTGTCGATCAAAATGGTAAACTTCTTCAGGAAGGTAGGATTTGCTGGTCGGAGGCTCCCACATCAGTTGTTATTGAGATGCCATATGCAGTAGGTCTTTTACCAAGACATATTGAG ATACGGTCTCTTCGAAATCCTTATCCACTGATTCAAACTGTTGTTCTTCGTAATGCTCGCCGGCTCCTTCAGAGCACCCATGCTATGATTGTAGCACTAGAGACTTCTGTTTATGGGTTTTTTCCAGTTCCCCTTGGTGCTCAG ATTGTTCAGCTAACAGCTTCAGGCAATTTTGAGGAAGCACTGGCTTTGTGCAAGTTACTTCCGCCAGAAGATTCAAGTCTTCGAGCCACTAGGGAGCAGTCAATTCATATAAG ATATGCTCACTATTTGTTTGAAAACGGTAACTATGAGGAGGCCATGGAACATTTTTGGGCATCTCAGGTGGAAATCACTTACGTGCTTTCCCTGTACCCATCAATCATTCTTCCCAAATCATCTGTTGTACCTGAACCCGAGAAATATATGGATAGCAGTGGAGATGCTCTAGATCTCTCAAGAGGTTCCTCGAGCTTGTCAGATGATATGGAATCTTCAATTCATCCTCATGCATTGGATTCTGATGAGAGAGTAGATCTTGAATCCAGGAAGATGAACCACAATACTCTGATGGCCCTGATTAAGTTCTTGCAGAGAAAGAGATTCAATATTGTTGAAAAAGCTGCCGCTGAAGGAACTGACGAAGCTGTTTCAGATGCTGTCGGAAATAGTTTTGTTTCATATGGATACAATCGGCCCAAGAAACCAATTAAG GGTCGAGCAAATGCGCCCATCAACTCTGTTGCTCGTGAAATTGCTGCTATACTTGACACAGCGTTACTTCAGGCCCTTCTATTGACTGGACAACCTTCAGCTGCTCTGGAACTATTAAAGGGTCTTAATTATTGTAGTGTAAAAATATGTGAAGAGTTTTTGCAGGAAAGAAATCAGCATGTTTGCCTGTTGGAACTTTATAAATGTAATGCAATGCACCGTGAGGCACTCAAGCTGCTTCATAAATTAGTTGAAGAGTCAAACTCAAACAATCCACCAGCCGAGCTCTCCCAGAAGTTCAAACCTGAAATGATTATCGAGTATCTGAAA CCTCTCTGTGGCACAGATCCGATGCTAGTCCTAGAGTTCTCAATGCTAGTTCTTGAAAGCTGCCCCACACAAACTATCGAACTCTTCTTGTCTGGAAATATTCCAGCCGACCTGGTAAACTCTTATCTAAAAAAACATGCTCCAAGCATGCAGGCTACATATTTGGAACTTATGCTTGCAATGAATGAAAACAGCATCTCAGGAAATCTCCAAAATGAAATG ATACAAATATATATGTCAGAAGTACTCGACTGGTATGCAGATCTTAATTCTCAGGGAAAGTGGGATGAGAAAATTTATTCTCCTACAAGGAAAAAACTGTTGTCTGCTTTGGATAGCATCTCTAGGTACAACCCGGAGATAATATTGAAGCGTCTTCCACCAGATGCCCTGTATGAAGAACGTGCGATTCTATTGGGCAAGATGAACCAACATGAGCTAGCTCTGTCCATTTATGTTCACAAG CTTAACGTTCCTGAACTGGCACTGTCATATTGCGATCGGGTTTATGAGTCCGCAGTTGGTCAACATGCAGCAAAATCTCATGGCAACATATATCTTACTCTGCTGCAAATATATTTGAATCCTCGGAAGACAACAAAAAACTTTGAAAAGAGAATTGCCAATTTGATTTCTTCTCAGAGCTTTGCTATTCCTAAGGTTGGTCCTGGAACAGGTAAAACCAAAGGTCGTTTAAATAAGAAAATTGCGGAAATTGAGGTTGCGGAGGAGACTCGCTTCAACACTAGTGGCACTGACAGTGGAAAGAGTGATGGTGATACCGATGATGCAATTGAGTTAGGAGCTTCTACCATCATGCTTGATAAGGTCATTGATTTATTGGGCCAAAGATGGGATCGAATAAATGGAGCACAGGCCTTAAAGCTGCTACCTAGAGAAACTAAGCTAAAG AATCTACTTCCTTTTCTTGGTCCACTTTTGAGAAAATCCGGTGAAGCATACCGAAATTTTTCTGTGATAAAGAGCTTGAGAGAGAGTGAAAGCCTACAG GTAAAAGATGAATTATATAGCCATAGGAAAAGTGTTGTGAGGATTACTGGAGACAGTATGTGCTCTCTTTGCAACAAAAAGATAGGAACTAGTGTCTTTGCAATTTATCCCAATGGTAAGACGATTGTGCACTTTGTTTGCTTCAAAGATTCACAGAATATGAAAGCTGTGGCAAAAGGCTCACCGTTGCGCAAGAGGTGA
- the LOC142516116 gene encoding GATA transcription factor 19-like — translation MMHRCSSSNMVGGCTCGMYHTQSCNSFSMLFSMNNGYRGYEEGGEMYSFSNSPSSSVDCTLSLGTPSTRLTSDDGNHGEKKRSSRISAFGWNILPSKQTPAPPSSSKSHRGGSSGNSGGDPLLARRCANCDTTSTPLWRNGPRGPKSLCNACGIRFKKEERRATAAAAATSNGGGGSHGDMEAQQMMNNNTWAASQSHKTPYYYGNEYQFLQEDNHLNSWRFNVTDRPSFVHDFTR, via the exons ATGATGCACAGATGCAGTAGCTCGAACATGGTGGGGGGTTGCACCTGTGGGATGTACCACACGCAGAGCTGTAATTCGTTTTCAATGCTTTTCTCAATGAACAATGGGTATAGAGGATACGAAGAAGGAGGGGAGATGTACTCTTTCTCGAATTCTCCTTCGTCTTCTGTGGATTGCACGCTTTCTTTGGGCACGCCTTCCACTCGTCTGACGAGTGACGACGGCAATCATGGTGAGAAGAAACGTTCTTCTCGTATATCTGCTTTTGGGTGGAACATCCTGCCTTCGAAGCAGACGCCGGCGCCGCCGTCCAGCTCCAAAAGCCACCGTGGAGGAAGTAGTGGGAACTCCGGCGGCGACCCTCTCCTCGCCCGCCGCTGTGCTAATTGCGACACCACCTCCACTCCATTGTGGAGGAACGGTCCAAGGGGTCCTAAG TCACTGTGCAATGCATGTGGGATTCGCTTCAAGAAAGAAGAGAGACGGGCCAcagccgccgccgccgccaccAGCAACGGCGGAGGCGGCAGCCACGGAGACATGGAAGCTCAACAGATGATGAACAACAACACATGGGCAGCATCTCAATCCCACAAAACACCCTATTACTACGGGAACGAGTACCAGTTCCTGCAAGAAGACAACCACCTCAATTCATGGCGCTTCAACGTCACAGACAGGCCAAGCTTCGTCCACGATTTCACCAGATGa
- the LOC142517636 gene encoding vacuolar sorting protein 39-like isoform X2: MSWCGENICLGIRREYVILNSTNGALSEVFPSGRTAPPLVVSLPSGELLLGKDNIGVFVDQNGKLLQEGRICWSEAPTSVVIEMPYAVGLLPRHIEIRSLRNPYPLIQTVVLRNARRLLQSTHAMIVALETSVYGFFPVPLGAQIVQLTASGNFEEALALCKLLPPEDSSLRATREQSIHIRYAHYLFENGNYEEAMEHFWASQVEITYVLSLYPSIILPKSSVVPEPEKYMDSSGDALDLSRGSSSLSDDMESSIHPHALDSDERVDLESRKMNHNTLMALIKFLQRKRFNIVEKAAAEGTDEAVSDAVGNSFVSYGYNRPKKPIKGRANAPINSVAREIAAILDTALLQALLLTGQPSAALELLKGLNYCSVKICEEFLQERNQHVCLLELYKCNAMHREALKLLHKLVEESNSNNPPAELSQKFKPEMIIEYLKPLCGTDPMLVLEFSMLVLESCPTQTIELFLSGNIPADLVNSYLKKHAPSMQATYLELMLAMNENSISGNLQNEMIQIYMSEVLDWYADLNSQGKWDEKIYSPTRKKLLSALDSISRYNPEIILKRLPPDALYEERAILLGKMNQHELALSIYVHKLNVPELALSYCDRVYESAVGQHAAKSHGNIYLTLLQIYLNPRKTTKNFEKRIANLISSQSFAIPKVGPGTGKTKGRLNKKIAEIEVAEETRFNTSGTDSGKSDGDTDDAIELGASTIMLDKVIDLLGQRWDRINGAQALKLLPRETKLKNLLPFLGPLLRKSGEAYRNFSVIKSLRESESLQVKDELYSHRKSVVRITGDSMCSLCNKKIGTSVFAIYPNGKTIVHFVCFKDSQNMKAVAKGSPLRKR; the protein is encoded by the exons ATGTCATGGTGTGGTGAAAATATATGTTTGGGGATTCGAAGAGAATATGTCATactgaattcaacaaatggtGCATTGTCAGAGGTTTTTCCTTCAGGGAGAACTGCCCCGCCATTGGTTGTGTCTCTTCCGTCTGGAGAGCTTCTTCTGGGAAAG GATAATATTGGAGTATTTGTCGATCAAAATGGTAAACTTCTTCAGGAAGGTAGGATTTGCTGGTCGGAGGCTCCCACATCAGTTGTTATTGAGATGCCATATGCAGTAGGTCTTTTACCAAGACATATTGAG ATACGGTCTCTTCGAAATCCTTATCCACTGATTCAAACTGTTGTTCTTCGTAATGCTCGCCGGCTCCTTCAGAGCACCCATGCTATGATTGTAGCACTAGAGACTTCTGTTTATGGGTTTTTTCCAGTTCCCCTTGGTGCTCAG ATTGTTCAGCTAACAGCTTCAGGCAATTTTGAGGAAGCACTGGCTTTGTGCAAGTTACTTCCGCCAGAAGATTCAAGTCTTCGAGCCACTAGGGAGCAGTCAATTCATATAAG ATATGCTCACTATTTGTTTGAAAACGGTAACTATGAGGAGGCCATGGAACATTTTTGGGCATCTCAGGTGGAAATCACTTACGTGCTTTCCCTGTACCCATCAATCATTCTTCCCAAATCATCTGTTGTACCTGAACCCGAGAAATATATGGATAGCAGTGGAGATGCTCTAGATCTCTCAAGAGGTTCCTCGAGCTTGTCAGATGATATGGAATCTTCAATTCATCCTCATGCATTGGATTCTGATGAGAGAGTAGATCTTGAATCCAGGAAGATGAACCACAATACTCTGATGGCCCTGATTAAGTTCTTGCAGAGAAAGAGATTCAATATTGTTGAAAAAGCTGCCGCTGAAGGAACTGACGAAGCTGTTTCAGATGCTGTCGGAAATAGTTTTGTTTCATATGGATACAATCGGCCCAAGAAACCAATTAAG GGTCGAGCAAATGCGCCCATCAACTCTGTTGCTCGTGAAATTGCTGCTATACTTGACACAGCGTTACTTCAGGCCCTTCTATTGACTGGACAACCTTCAGCTGCTCTGGAACTATTAAAGGGTCTTAATTATTGTAGTGTAAAAATATGTGAAGAGTTTTTGCAGGAAAGAAATCAGCATGTTTGCCTGTTGGAACTTTATAAATGTAATGCAATGCACCGTGAGGCACTCAAGCTGCTTCATAAATTAGTTGAAGAGTCAAACTCAAACAATCCACCAGCCGAGCTCTCCCAGAAGTTCAAACCTGAAATGATTATCGAGTATCTGAAA CCTCTCTGTGGCACAGATCCGATGCTAGTCCTAGAGTTCTCAATGCTAGTTCTTGAAAGCTGCCCCACACAAACTATCGAACTCTTCTTGTCTGGAAATATTCCAGCCGACCTGGTAAACTCTTATCTAAAAAAACATGCTCCAAGCATGCAGGCTACATATTTGGAACTTATGCTTGCAATGAATGAAAACAGCATCTCAGGAAATCTCCAAAATGAAATG ATACAAATATATATGTCAGAAGTACTCGACTGGTATGCAGATCTTAATTCTCAGGGAAAGTGGGATGAGAAAATTTATTCTCCTACAAGGAAAAAACTGTTGTCTGCTTTGGATAGCATCTCTAGGTACAACCCGGAGATAATATTGAAGCGTCTTCCACCAGATGCCCTGTATGAAGAACGTGCGATTCTATTGGGCAAGATGAACCAACATGAGCTAGCTCTGTCCATTTATGTTCACAAG CTTAACGTTCCTGAACTGGCACTGTCATATTGCGATCGGGTTTATGAGTCCGCAGTTGGTCAACATGCAGCAAAATCTCATGGCAACATATATCTTACTCTGCTGCAAATATATTTGAATCCTCGGAAGACAACAAAAAACTTTGAAAAGAGAATTGCCAATTTGATTTCTTCTCAGAGCTTTGCTATTCCTAAGGTTGGTCCTGGAACAGGTAAAACCAAAGGTCGTTTAAATAAGAAAATTGCGGAAATTGAGGTTGCGGAGGAGACTCGCTTCAACACTAGTGGCACTGACAGTGGAAAGAGTGATGGTGATACCGATGATGCAATTGAGTTAGGAGCTTCTACCATCATGCTTGATAAGGTCATTGATTTATTGGGCCAAAGATGGGATCGAATAAATGGAGCACAGGCCTTAAAGCTGCTACCTAGAGAAACTAAGCTAAAG AATCTACTTCCTTTTCTTGGTCCACTTTTGAGAAAATCCGGTGAAGCATACCGAAATTTTTCTGTGATAAAGAGCTTGAGAGAGAGTGAAAGCCTACAG GTAAAAGATGAATTATATAGCCATAGGAAAAGTGTTGTGAGGATTACTGGAGACAGTATGTGCTCTCTTTGCAACAAAAAGATAGGAACTAGTGTCTTTGCAATTTATCCCAATGGTAAGACGATTGTGCACTTTGTTTGCTTCAAAGATTCACAGAATATGAAAGCTGTGGCAAAAGGCTCACCGTTGCGCAAGAGGTGA